One genomic segment of Streptomyces sp. RKND-216 includes these proteins:
- a CDS encoding thymidine kinase, whose amino-acid sequence MPELVFFSGTMDCGKSTLALQIEHNRSARGLQGMIFTRNDRAGEGLLSSRLGLVTEAVETDEDFDFHLHLVRHLTAGGRSDYVIADEAQFLSPDQVDQLARIVDDLGIDVYAFGITTDFRTKLFPGSQRLMELADRIEALQVEALCWCGARATHNARTVGGRMVVEGAQVVVGDIGGRGGPAAEIGYEVLCRRHHRRRLTAVTAGAAPLSPDVLPVDAVAAPPPPRPAPGGVNGSAPANGSAPAPEGVRGPGGSPA is encoded by the coding sequence ATGCCCGAGCTGGTCTTCTTCTCCGGCACGATGGACTGCGGCAAGAGCACGCTGGCCCTCCAGATCGAGCACAACCGGTCGGCACGCGGCCTCCAGGGCATGATCTTCACCCGGAACGACCGGGCGGGGGAGGGGCTGTTGTCCTCCCGCCTGGGCCTGGTGACGGAGGCAGTCGAGACGGACGAGGACTTCGACTTCCACCTGCATCTCGTCCGGCACCTGACCGCGGGCGGGCGCAGCGACTACGTGATCGCCGACGAGGCGCAGTTCCTCTCCCCGGACCAGGTCGACCAGCTGGCCCGCATCGTGGACGACCTCGGCATAGACGTGTACGCCTTCGGCATCACCACCGACTTCCGCACCAAGCTCTTTCCCGGCTCCCAGCGGCTGATGGAACTGGCCGACCGCATCGAGGCGTTGCAGGTCGAGGCGCTGTGCTGGTGCGGTGCCCGCGCCACCCACAACGCGCGTACGGTCGGCGGGCGCATGGTGGTCGAGGGTGCGCAGGTCGTCGTCGGCGACATCGGCGGACGGGGCGGCCCGGCCGCGGAGATCGGCTACGAGGTGCTGTGCAGGCGGCACCACCGCCGTCGGCTCACGGCGGTGACGGCGGGTGCCGCGCCGCTCTCCCCGGACGTTCTGCCCGTGGATGCCGTGGCCGCGCCTCCGCCGCCGCGCCCGGCTCCCGGCGGAGTGAACGGCTCGGCCCCCGCGAACGGCTCGGCCCCGGCGCCGGAGGGTGTGCGGGGGCCCGGAGGCTCACCCGCCTGA
- a CDS encoding DUF5998 family protein: MAKTGTTTQGLRSAIERSGYYPALVAEAVEAAVGGEPVSSYLVHQETTFDSNEIRRHVTVLVLTGTRFLVSHTDEQPADGTSASPYATTSTESVKLERIASVVLSRVVADPESYTPGTLPREVVLTIGWGAVSRIDLEPAACGDPNCEADHGYTGSTTADDLSLRVSEAGDGPETVRQALAFAQALSEATAAARPGAHR; the protein is encoded by the coding sequence ATGGCGAAGACCGGTACGACGACCCAGGGACTGCGCTCCGCGATCGAGCGCAGCGGCTACTACCCCGCCCTCGTCGCCGAGGCGGTCGAGGCGGCCGTCGGCGGCGAACCCGTGTCGTCCTACCTGGTGCACCAGGAGACGACGTTCGACTCCAACGAGATCCGCCGGCACGTCACCGTCCTCGTCCTCACCGGCACCCGCTTCCTGGTCAGCCACACCGACGAGCAGCCGGCCGACGGCACCTCCGCCTCGCCGTACGCCACCACCTCGACCGAGTCGGTGAAGCTGGAGCGGATCGCCTCCGTCGTCCTCTCCCGCGTCGTCGCCGACCCGGAGTCCTACACCCCCGGCACCCTGCCGCGCGAGGTGGTGCTGACCATCGGCTGGGGCGCGGTCTCCCGCATCGACCTGGAGCCCGCGGCCTGCGGCGACCCCAACTGCGAGGCGGACCACGGCTACACCGGCTCCACCACGGCCGACGACCTCTCCCTCCGGGTGAGCGAGGCGGGCGACGGGCCGGAGACCGTACGGCAGGCGCTGGCCTTCGCGCAGGCGCTCTCCGAGGCGACGGCGGCGGCCCGCCCGGGTGCCCACCGGTGA
- a CDS encoding VOC family protein yields the protein MTQTVSARQRRQTPGTPCWASLMVRDLDRSRDFYQGLFGWEFTAGPQQLGPYVRAVLDGREVAGLGETPSGRRFPAAWTPYLASDDADETAALIRLCGGTVAVGPLDFGDTGRLVVAADPGGAAFGVWQSDEDTGVQVVENAPGTPVWFELLTHTTAGPGAFYPSVFGYGTKPDPGGDEQDRLTLLVGDRPVATVRGTDGARPSAHGPHWKTCFAVRDVEDTVRRARELGGRLVREPHPTPYGVRATVADAEGAEFSVREQPGASGDAS from the coding sequence ATGACGCAGACAGTCAGCGCGCGGCAGCGACGGCAGACTCCGGGCACGCCGTGTTGGGCCAGTCTCATGGTGCGCGACCTCGACCGCAGCCGGGACTTCTACCAGGGCCTCTTCGGCTGGGAGTTCACCGCCGGACCGCAACAGCTCGGCCCGTACGTCAGGGCGGTGCTCGACGGGCGTGAGGTGGCCGGACTCGGCGAGACTCCGTCGGGCCGGCGCTTCCCTGCCGCCTGGACCCCCTACCTGGCCAGCGACGACGCCGACGAGACGGCGGCCCTCATCCGGCTGTGCGGCGGTACCGTCGCCGTGGGCCCGCTCGACTTCGGCGACACGGGACGGCTGGTGGTCGCCGCCGATCCCGGCGGCGCCGCGTTCGGCGTCTGGCAGAGCGACGAGGACACCGGTGTCCAGGTGGTGGAGAACGCCCCGGGGACGCCCGTGTGGTTCGAGCTGCTGACGCACACGACCGCGGGGCCGGGCGCCTTCTATCCATCGGTGTTCGGCTACGGGACCAAGCCCGACCCGGGAGGCGACGAGCAGGACCGGCTGACACTGCTGGTCGGAGACCGGCCGGTGGCGACCGTGCGCGGCACGGACGGGGCCCGGCCGTCGGCGCACGGACCGCACTGGAAGACCTGCTTCGCCGTCCGCGACGTCGAGGACACGGTGCGGCGGGCCCGGGAACTGGGCGGCCGACTGGTCCGGGAGCCGCATCCCACGCCGTACGGTGTGCGGGCGACGGTGGCGGACGCCGAGGGGGCGGAGTTCAGCGTACGGGAGCAGCCGGGGGCGTCCGGCGATGCGTCCTGA
- a CDS encoding M23 family metallopeptidase, with protein sequence MATTTGPGRQRTPGKHRRPGRACRAGARIAGVAGLATASVVGSLAAPAAAAPAAPAVASEEASGGPDTGLTQAAAVSDALAGRVADQARTQRSAAEEAAEEAARKAAARAEREREEAERRRAARAAERAALRRYVAPVAGSHVSTAYGAGGATWSSGSHTGVDFHAASGTTVRSVAAGEVVEAGWSGSYGYNVVVRHADGAYTQYGHLSSVTVAAGAQVGAGDRVGLSGSTGNSSGPHLHFEVRTGPDYGSDIAPLPYLREHGVAV encoded by the coding sequence ATGGCGACCACCACTGGCCCCGGGAGGCAGCGCACCCCGGGCAAGCACCGCCGGCCGGGCCGCGCCTGCCGTGCGGGCGCCCGCATCGCCGGCGTGGCGGGACTCGCCACCGCGAGCGTCGTCGGCTCCCTCGCCGCCCCGGCCGCCGCCGCACCTGCGGCACCCGCCGTTGCCTCCGAGGAAGCCTCCGGGGGCCCGGACACCGGTCTGACGCAGGCCGCCGCCGTGTCGGACGCCCTCGCCGGCCGCGTCGCGGACCAGGCACGCACCCAGCGCAGCGCCGCGGAGGAGGCGGCCGAAGAGGCAGCGCGGAAGGCTGCCGCCCGGGCCGAGCGCGAGCGCGAGGAGGCGGAACGCCGCCGCGCGGCCCGTGCCGCGGAACGCGCCGCCCTGCGGCGTTACGTCGCCCCGGTCGCCGGCTCCCACGTCTCCACCGCCTACGGCGCGGGCGGCGCCACGTGGTCCTCCGGAAGCCACACCGGCGTGGACTTCCACGCCGCGTCCGGCACCACGGTCCGCTCCGTCGCCGCCGGCGAGGTCGTGGAGGCGGGCTGGTCCGGCTCCTACGGCTACAACGTGGTCGTCCGCCACGCCGACGGCGCGTACACCCAGTACGGCCACCTGTCGTCCGTCACGGTCGCGGCCGGTGCCCAGGTCGGTGCGGGCGATCGGGTGGGACTTTCCGGCTCCACCGGCAACAGCAGCGGTCCGCACCTGCACTTCGAGGTGCGCACCGGCCCCGACTACGGCTCCGACATCGCCCCGCTGCCCTACCTCCGCGAGCACGGCGTCGCCGTCTGA
- a CDS encoding nucleotide pyrophosphatase/phosphodiesterase family protein, whose translation MDPRTAPVPRYGDGSLADLLPTLASGQGVPGLEAGLPLEPADRVCVFLVDGMGWEALAAHPEEAPFLTSLLPSSLGGSGRPLTSGFPSTTATSLASVGTGLPPGAHGLPGYTVRNPDTGALMNQLRWRPWTDPHLWQPHPTVFRLAHAAGVATCQVTAPHFEHTPLTTVALSGGTFHGRLAAEERMDTAAERLSAADRTLVYTYYAELDGHGHRYGMDSDAWRGQLQYVDRLAQRLAEQLPPRSALYVTADHGMVDVPESPQFRFDFDEDWELSAGVASLGGEGRMRHLYAVPGAAGAVADVWREVLAGHAWVATREEAVALGWFGPRVEDRVRDRLGDVVVAMNGNAAVVATRREPKESALIGMHGSATRAEQMVPLLEVRT comes from the coding sequence CTGGATCCGCGCACCGCGCCCGTTCCCCGCTACGGCGACGGCTCACTGGCCGACCTGCTGCCGACCCTCGCCTCCGGACAGGGGGTGCCCGGCCTGGAGGCGGGTCTCCCGCTGGAGCCGGCCGACCGGGTCTGCGTCTTCCTGGTCGACGGAATGGGGTGGGAGGCTCTGGCGGCCCACCCCGAGGAGGCGCCGTTCCTCACCTCGCTGCTGCCGAGTTCGCTGGGCGGCAGCGGACGCCCGCTCACCAGCGGATTCCCCTCCACCACTGCCACCTCGCTGGCCTCGGTCGGCACCGGCCTCCCACCCGGCGCGCACGGCCTGCCCGGCTACACCGTCCGCAACCCGGACACCGGCGCGCTGATGAATCAGCTCCGCTGGCGCCCGTGGACGGACCCCCACCTGTGGCAGCCGCACCCCACGGTCTTCCGCCTCGCCCACGCCGCCGGCGTGGCGACCTGCCAGGTCACCGCGCCGCACTTCGAGCACACCCCGCTGACCACGGTGGCCCTCTCCGGCGGCACCTTCCACGGACGGCTGGCCGCGGAGGAGCGGATGGACACCGCCGCGGAACGCCTCAGCGCCGCCGACCGCACCCTGGTGTACACCTACTACGCCGAACTCGACGGTCACGGCCACCGCTACGGCATGGACTCCGACGCCTGGCGCGGCCAGCTCCAGTACGTCGACCGGCTCGCCCAGCGCCTCGCCGAGCAGCTGCCGCCCCGCTCCGCCCTCTACGTGACCGCCGACCACGGCATGGTCGACGTACCCGAAAGCCCGCAGTTCCGCTTCGACTTCGACGAGGACTGGGAACTCTCCGCCGGCGTCGCCTCGCTCGGCGGCGAGGGACGCATGCGGCACCTGTACGCGGTGCCCGGCGCGGCCGGCGCCGTCGCCGACGTCTGGCGCGAGGTGCTCGCCGGCCACGCCTGGGTCGCCACCCGTGAGGAGGCCGTCGCACTCGGCTGGTTCGGCCCTCGGGTGGAGGACCGCGTCCGCGACCGTCTCGGCGACGTCGTCGTGGCGATGAACGGGAACGCCGCGGTGGTCGCCACCCGGCGGGAGCCCAAGGAATCTGCGCTGATCGGCATGCACGGCTCCGCGACCCGCGCGGAGCAGATGGTCCCGCTGCTGGAGGTCCGCACCTAG
- a CDS encoding sulfurtransferase, whose amino-acid sequence MTALLTASALAAELAGPRPPVLLDVRYVPGGPPGRPAYAEGHLPGAVYVDMDTELAAPAGPGTGRHPLPAPEVFGAAMRRAGVSADRPVVTYDGGLGWAAARAWWLLRWAGHPDVRVLDGGLPVWDGPLTKDLPEPAVGDFTPVPGSLPTLDADGAAELARRGALLDARAGERYRGEVEPLDPVAGHIPGALSAPTTATVTDRGTFRPAAELAAHFAALGVTPGTEVGVYCGSGVSAAHELLALAEAGIDAALYPGSWSEWTADPARPVAIGPEAG is encoded by the coding sequence ATGACCGCACTCCTCACCGCCTCCGCGCTGGCAGCCGAACTGGCCGGTCCCCGGCCGCCGGTGCTGCTCGACGTCCGCTACGTCCCCGGCGGCCCGCCCGGCCGCCCCGCCTACGCCGAAGGCCACCTGCCGGGCGCCGTCTACGTCGACATGGACACCGAACTCGCCGCGCCCGCGGGGCCGGGCACCGGACGCCACCCGCTGCCCGCGCCGGAGGTGTTCGGCGCCGCGATGCGCCGCGCCGGCGTGTCCGCCGACCGTCCCGTGGTCACCTACGACGGGGGCCTCGGGTGGGCCGCCGCGCGCGCCTGGTGGCTGCTGCGCTGGGCCGGGCACCCGGACGTGCGCGTGCTGGACGGCGGTCTCCCGGTCTGGGACGGGCCGCTGACGAAGGACCTGCCCGAGCCCGCCGTCGGCGACTTCACGCCCGTACCCGGTTCCCTGCCCACGCTGGACGCGGACGGGGCGGCGGAGCTCGCCCGCCGTGGGGCGCTGCTCGACGCCCGTGCCGGCGAGCGGTACCGCGGCGAGGTGGAGCCGCTCGACCCGGTCGCCGGACACATCCCCGGCGCCCTCTCCGCGCCCACCACCGCGACCGTCACCGACCGGGGCACTTTCCGCCCGGCCGCGGAACTCGCCGCGCACTTCGCCGCGCTCGGCGTCACACCGGGCACCGAGGTCGGCGTGTACTGCGGCTCCGGCGTGTCGGCCGCGCACGAACTGCTGGCCCTCGCCGAGGCGGGGATCGACGCCGCGCTCTACCCGGGCTCGTGGAGCGAGTGGACCGCCGACCCGGCGCGGCCGGTGGCCATCGGCCCGGAAGCGGGCTGA
- a CDS encoding pitrilysin family protein, translating to MDFHPRPRGGEPKPWAFPAPDRSTLPNGLTLLRCHRPGQKVVAVEVNLLAPLDAEPEGLDGVSNIMGRALAEGTDKLDAEAFNAELERCGATLDTHADHPGVRVSLEVPASRLDKGLSLLADALRAPAFRDDEVSRLVRNRLDEIPHELANPARRAAKELARQLFPAASRHSRPRLGTEETVQRIDAAAVRAFYEAHVRPATATAVVVGDFTGVDLDQAVADTLGAWTGSTAEPRPVPAVTADDTGRVVIVDRPGAVQTQLLIGRIGPDRHDRVWAAQVLGTYCLGGTLTSRLDRVLREEKGYTYGVRAFGQVLRSAPDGSGAAMLAISGSVATDVTGPALADLWQVLRTLAADGLDDEERDVAVQNLVGVAPLRYETAAAVAATLADQVEQHLPDDYQAQLYLRLAETGTVEATAAVVNAFPEDRLVCVLVGDAGQIADPVRALGIGEVTVVPGT from the coding sequence ATGGACTTCCACCCGCGCCCCCGCGGCGGCGAACCCAAGCCGTGGGCCTTCCCGGCGCCCGACCGCAGCACCCTGCCCAACGGCCTGACCCTGCTGCGCTGCCACCGGCCCGGCCAGAAAGTCGTCGCCGTCGAGGTCAACCTGCTCGCCCCGCTGGACGCCGAGCCGGAGGGTCTGGACGGCGTGTCCAACATCATGGGTCGCGCGCTCGCCGAGGGCACCGACAAGCTGGACGCCGAGGCCTTCAACGCCGAGCTGGAGCGCTGCGGCGCCACCCTGGACACGCACGCCGACCACCCCGGCGTACGGGTTTCCCTGGAGGTCCCGGCCTCCCGCCTCGACAAGGGGCTGAGCCTGCTGGCCGACGCGCTGCGCGCCCCCGCCTTCCGCGACGACGAGGTCTCCCGGCTGGTCCGCAACCGCCTGGACGAGATCCCGCACGAGCTGGCCAACCCGGCCCGCCGCGCCGCGAAGGAACTGGCCAGGCAGCTCTTCCCGGCCGCCTCCCGGCACTCCCGCCCCCGTCTCGGCACGGAGGAGACGGTGCAGCGCATCGACGCCGCGGCCGTCCGCGCCTTCTACGAGGCGCACGTGCGTCCCGCCACGGCCACTGCCGTCGTGGTCGGCGACTTCACCGGCGTCGACCTGGACCAGGCCGTCGCCGACACCCTCGGCGCCTGGACGGGCTCGACGGCCGAGCCCCGGCCGGTCCCGGCCGTCACCGCCGACGACACCGGCCGCGTCGTCATCGTCGACCGGCCCGGCGCGGTGCAGACCCAGCTGCTCATCGGCCGCATCGGCCCCGACCGGCACGACCGCGTCTGGGCCGCGCAGGTCCTCGGCACGTACTGCCTGGGCGGCACTCTGACGTCCCGTCTGGACCGCGTGCTGCGTGAGGAGAAGGGCTACACCTACGGCGTCCGCGCCTTCGGCCAGGTGCTGCGCTCCGCGCCGGACGGCTCGGGGGCGGCGATGCTCGCCATCAGCGGTTCCGTCGCCACCGACGTGACCGGCCCCGCCCTCGCGGACCTGTGGCAGGTGCTGCGCACCCTCGCCGCCGACGGCCTCGACGACGAGGAGCGGGACGTCGCCGTGCAGAACCTCGTCGGCGTGGCCCCGCTGCGGTACGAGACGGCCGCTGCCGTCGCCGCCACCCTCGCCGACCAGGTGGAACAGCACCTACCGGACGACTACCAGGCGCAGTTGTACCTCCGTCTCGCCGAGACGGGCACGGTCGAGGCCACCGCCGCCGTCGTCAACGCCTTCCCCGAGGACCGGCTGGTCTGCGTCCTCGTCGGCGACGCCGGACAGATCGCGGACCCGGTGCGCGCACTCGGCATCGGAGAGGTGACCGTCGTCCCCGGCACCTGA
- a CDS encoding bifunctional GNAT family N-acetyltransferase/acetate--CoA ligase family protein, with the protein MQTPADRAYPAHWEADVVLRDGGTARIRPITPDDADRLVAFYEQVSDESKYYRFFAPYPRLSDRDVRRFTHHDYVDRVGLAATVRGEIIATVRYDRIDGDGRPAHTAPTGTGDGVPQEAVRAGQAEVAFLVQDAHQGRGLASAMLEHVGAVARERGIRRFIAEVLPANTKMIKVFTDAGYSQRRSFEDGSVHLTLDLEPTEASLAVMHAREQRAEGRSVQRLLAPASVAVVGVSRTPGGAGRTVLESLRAAGFTGRTYAVNHALDPSPDPDRVPDLGGAAAFRSVRDVPERVDLAVVAVPAAEVADVVADCGEHGVQGLVVLSADFTRDGQRELVRHARSYGMRVIGPNALGIMNTAPDVRLNATPSPRMPRRGRVGLFTQSGAIGIALLEGLHRRGAGLSTFVSAGNRADVSGNDVLQFWDEDPDTDVALMYLESIGNPRKFTRLAKRISVRKPVVVVKGARHSGSAPPPGHAAPASRTPAATVSSLLRQAGVITVDTVTEQVDAGALLASQPLPAGPRVALLGNTESLSLLTHDACLTDGLRPLPARDLTTAATTGDFREAVREALAEAQTDAVVVTAIPGVGEVPVGSLADALADAASGAEKPLAVVHLAIAGLDEALATRGIPSYPSPERAVRALAHAVRHAAWRRDAQEPGRVPQFDVDEGAAARLVARATRGDGSGEDAPGARTAHPAAARAARPTTVAAAEPGLHGSLPLGQAGTAELLGHYGIAVQPTLPAASADDAVAAARRLGYPVALKTTAPHLRHRADLGGVRLDVASKHQLRRAYADLTSSLGKPAELRPVVQAMAPRGVDTVVRAAVDPSIGAVLSFGLAGAPSELLGDTAQRLVPATDRDVQGLVRSLRAAPLLFGWRGAQPVDTAALEDLLLRVSRLLDDHPRIVAVDLEPVVVAPRGLTVLGAAVRVAEPPPRGDLGRRTLPAY; encoded by the coding sequence ATGCAGACTCCGGCGGACCGGGCGTATCCCGCGCACTGGGAGGCCGATGTCGTGCTCCGCGACGGCGGCACGGCCCGGATCCGGCCCATCACGCCCGACGACGCGGACCGGCTGGTCGCCTTCTACGAGCAGGTATCCGACGAGTCCAAGTACTACCGCTTCTTCGCTCCGTATCCGCGTCTTTCCGACCGCGACGTCCGGCGATTCACGCATCACGACTACGTCGACCGGGTCGGGCTCGCCGCCACCGTCCGCGGCGAGATCATCGCTACCGTCCGGTACGACCGGATCGACGGCGACGGCCGCCCCGCCCACACCGCTCCCACCGGCACCGGGGACGGCGTGCCGCAGGAGGCCGTCCGGGCGGGCCAGGCCGAGGTCGCCTTCCTCGTCCAGGACGCCCACCAGGGACGCGGCCTCGCCTCGGCCATGCTGGAGCACGTGGGCGCGGTGGCCCGCGAACGCGGCATCCGCCGCTTCATCGCCGAGGTGCTGCCCGCCAACACCAAGATGATCAAGGTGTTCACAGACGCCGGCTACTCCCAGCGCCGCAGCTTCGAGGACGGCTCCGTCCACCTCACGCTCGACCTGGAGCCCACCGAAGCCTCCCTCGCCGTGATGCACGCCCGCGAGCAGCGCGCCGAGGGCCGTTCCGTGCAGCGCCTGCTCGCCCCTGCCTCGGTCGCCGTCGTCGGCGTCAGCCGCACCCCCGGCGGCGCCGGACGCACGGTGCTGGAGAGTCTGCGCGCCGCCGGATTCACCGGGCGCACGTACGCGGTGAACCACGCGCTCGACCCGTCACCCGACCCCGACCGCGTCCCCGACCTCGGCGGCGCCGCCGCGTTCCGCTCGGTCCGCGACGTGCCGGAGCGCGTCGACCTCGCCGTCGTCGCCGTCCCCGCCGCGGAGGTGGCCGACGTCGTCGCCGACTGCGGCGAACACGGCGTGCAGGGCCTGGTCGTGCTCTCCGCCGACTTCACCCGCGACGGACAGCGCGAACTCGTCCGCCACGCCCGCTCGTACGGCATGCGCGTCATCGGGCCGAACGCGCTCGGCATCATGAACACCGCCCCGGACGTGCGCCTCAACGCCACGCCGTCGCCGCGGATGCCCCGGCGGGGGCGGGTGGGTCTGTTCACCCAGTCCGGCGCGATCGGCATCGCGCTGCTCGAAGGGCTGCACCGGCGCGGCGCGGGTCTGTCCACCTTCGTCTCCGCCGGCAACCGCGCCGACGTCTCCGGCAACGACGTGCTCCAGTTCTGGGACGAGGACCCGGACACTGACGTCGCGCTGATGTACCTGGAATCCATCGGCAACCCGCGGAAGTTCACCCGTCTCGCCAAACGGATCTCCGTCCGCAAGCCCGTCGTCGTGGTCAAGGGTGCCCGGCACAGCGGCAGCGCCCCGCCGCCCGGGCACGCCGCACCGGCCTCGCGTACGCCCGCCGCCACCGTGTCCTCGCTGCTGCGGCAGGCGGGGGTGATCACCGTCGACACCGTGACCGAGCAGGTGGACGCGGGAGCACTGCTGGCGTCCCAGCCGCTGCCCGCCGGGCCGCGCGTCGCGCTGCTCGGCAACACCGAGTCGCTGAGCCTGCTCACCCACGACGCCTGCCTCACCGACGGACTGCGCCCCCTGCCGGCCCGCGACCTCACCACCGCCGCCACCACGGGCGACTTCCGGGAGGCCGTCCGCGAGGCGCTGGCCGAGGCGCAGACCGACGCGGTCGTCGTGACCGCCATCCCCGGCGTCGGCGAGGTGCCGGTCGGGTCGCTCGCCGACGCGCTGGCCGACGCCGCATCCGGTGCGGAGAAGCCGCTGGCCGTCGTGCACCTGGCGATCGCCGGGCTCGACGAGGCGCTGGCCACCCGCGGCATCCCCAGCTACCCCTCACCGGAACGGGCGGTGCGTGCCCTCGCCCACGCCGTGCGGCACGCGGCATGGCGCCGCGACGCACAGGAGCCGGGCCGCGTCCCGCAGTTCGACGTGGACGAAGGGGCAGCCGCCCGGCTGGTCGCCCGCGCCACCCGCGGCGACGGGTCCGGGGAGGACGCCCCCGGCGCCCGTACGGCCCACCCCGCGGCAGCGCGTGCGGCCCGGCCCACGACGGTGGCCGCCGCCGAACCCGGGCTGCACGGCAGCCTGCCGCTGGGCCAGGCCGGGACGGCCGAGCTGCTCGGCCACTACGGCATCGCCGTCCAGCCCACCCTGCCCGCCGCCTCCGCGGACGACGCCGTCGCCGCGGCCCGCCGGCTCGGCTACCCGGTGGCGCTCAAGACCACCGCCCCGCACCTGCGGCACCGTGCCGACCTCGGGGGCGTACGCCTGGACGTGGCGAGCAAACACCAGCTCCGCCGGGCGTACGCCGACCTGACCTCGTCCCTGGGGAAGCCCGCCGAGCTGCGGCCGGTCGTGCAGGCCATGGCACCGCGCGGCGTGGACACCGTGGTCCGTGCGGCCGTCGACCCGTCGATCGGCGCCGTGCTGTCCTTCGGCCTCGCCGGGGCACCGTCGGAGCTGCTCGGCGACACCGCGCAGCGCCTGGTCCCCGCCACCGACCGGGACGTCCAGGGGCTGGTCCGGTCGCTGCGCGCGGCCCCCCTCCTCTTCGGCTGGAGGGGGGCGCAGCCGGTCGACACCGCCGCCCTGGAGGACCTGCTGCTGCGGGTCTCCCGGCTGCTGGACGACCACCCGCGGATCGTTGCGGTCGATCTGGAGCCGGTGGTGGTGGCGCCGCGCGGGCTGACCGTGCTGGGCGCGGCCGTACGGGTCGCCGAACCGCCGCCGCGGGGCGACCTCGGCCGCCGCACCCTGCCCGCGTACTGA
- a CDS encoding HPr family phosphocarrier protein has product MAERRVTVGWQEGLHARPAAMFSRAAMATGVRMTVRRPTGDGTGDDTDGDGAPAVDAASMLGVMALGAERGDEIVLASEGDGEADRSALDRLARMVAEGLDELPA; this is encoded by the coding sequence ATGGCCGAGCGCCGTGTCACCGTCGGCTGGCAGGAGGGCCTGCACGCCAGACCGGCCGCGATGTTCTCGCGGGCGGCGATGGCCACCGGAGTCCGGATGACCGTACGGAGGCCGACCGGCGACGGGACCGGGGATGACACCGACGGAGACGGCGCGCCCGCCGTGGACGCCGCCTCGATGCTGGGCGTCATGGCGCTGGGCGCCGAGCGGGGCGACGAGATCGTGCTGGCCTCCGAGGGCGACGGGGAGGCGGACCGGTCCGCCCTGGACCGGCTGGCCCGGATGGTCGCCGAGGGCCTCGACGAGCTGCCGGCGTAG